The sequence GGCATGGGATCAATTTTCAAAGAACCTAATCAGTGACCATTTCCATCTCACCAGTCTCTCCATAAATCTATGCAACTGTTTATGCCAGAATGTTCTATCCCATCCCCCAAATAAATCTACCACTAAGCTCTCTCAATCCCACCCCAAATCCCAACTGTCCAatggctcttttctttttttcttcaaatcttttCACCACCAGTGGACCAATATACCCTGcaacatttatttcacatttatacaATCCGCTCCTTCCCCACCGAACTGACTTAAACTACTTTTAGGTAAATGTCTGACCCAAAAGCAGCTATGGTAGAAAACACATATCAGGATATACACGTGACTTGACTTTGCTCTGAAGTAAAATATAGTTAAGCAGATTTGTACGATTCCCCCAAATTACTGTCACCTCTGCATTAGAGTCCATATACAAATCAAGGATTCACAGAGAGACCCAAAAACCTTGTATGAGAAAGATACTGCAACAGAAGCCAGCCCTGTAGCTATGAAAGACAAGCAGCTCTAAATGTAATAGAAGCCACAGCTTCTAGAAAGAGATCAGCCCTTCCTATGACCCAGCACAAAATTTATTCATTGCACAAATGTGACCTGAGTCTAAGTCATGATCACCTTCTCCCTGAACTATTGCAATGGTGTCCTAACCAGGCCCCTTGCTTCAGCTTCTGCTTCCCTAAGTCTCTACACTGCAGCCACGGCCATTGTTTTAAACTGCCAGTCTGTTCTTACTATTCTTCCCTAATGACTTAATACCACACTGggaataaaacccaaactccttaTCCACGGCCCAGACCTCACTGACCTCCTGTATCAGGGCTCTCCCCAACTCATTCGGCTATCCAGGCCCTTGACTGTACCTCAATTAAGCCTCAAAACTCTGCACTAGCTGTTCTCCTGCCTGGACTGCTCTCCCCCAAACACCTGCACGAATCTCCCTTATTTGACTCGGGTGTCTTCTCAACTGTCATCTCATCAGAGGCCTTCTCCAATCATTCCATCTAAAATACCACCCCTTCCTCACTAACTCCAACACTTGCTACCCCCTtatactgctttatttttctccatttccctcATACTAGCTGacatatattcatttgtttactgCCTGCCTTACTCTGGCCAAATATAAGCTTCATGAGAGCATTGGGGTCCCCTGCTCATTGCAGCATCCCCAGGGTTTGTAagtacctggcacttagtaggttgctcaataaatacaaatgaacgaataaatgaattttaaatgagcactttctatatgccagactctgtgccaggccctgggatataaagatgaataggatctagttttttttcccttgaggaaCTTAAAAATCGAAAGAGACACATACACAACTAATCGAATGCAGTATGAGATGAATTTAAAGTGTTCGAGGAAAACTGTGGAGTAGCTAGAGACAAGGCAGGTCAGGTTGGGACTGGATTTTGAAGGACCTTAAGCTAATGCGTTGTTTCTCCATCTGCGTACTAGCTCCGGAGCACTAAataggaagggaaagaggagacgTATCTAATTTAAAATTAGAACTGACAGAACTTAATGACTTTCTGGATACAAGGAACTGAGGAGTTCTAGGTTTCTAGGAAATGACACTGGCCAGACAAGAGGAAGAACGAGTTAGAGGAAAAAGATAAATCCAGTTTTAGATAAACTGAGTCTGAGGCACCTATGATCATCATACCAAGTCATAATGATTTCTCTGGCGACTTGGAAACTCTACAGTCCTCTTCCTTGGCTTGCTCTGTCAGGCGTTTATAATGTCCCAGTAGAGCTGAGCCACACGTATCACACATAGGTGCCACCGTGTTAGCCATGATTTAGCCATGCACGAATAGTCCTTAAGTCTTCAGGCTTTATCGAATCTGTAAGTTTAATATATTCTGTATCATGCTTTCTTAAAACAAGGGATACCTGTTTTGCAGTGAAGTCTGACACAAATGCAGAGATTTCCCAGGGATTTTTCCTAGTCAGTGGCTTGAAAGTCCAATTCTAAATGGGGAGACAAcattatttacaattttaaaaaccaaaaaaaagttcTCAAGGACAGGCATTATTGTTGCTTTCCAGTTCAAAATGTCATGGGAATCCCATgtggatatatgtatatataaacatatacagatGTTAAGAatgaaaggaggggaaaaattaaagtacaaaaaaatcaaaacctatGTTTGACAGTAAAGGACAACTATATACAATACAAGGATAAAACCAAATGTCACAATTTTACAAATTCAGCATCAAGGTTTTCCAGCACCTCAAACATTGGTTAAAGGATTTGCTGTTAGGGGTTGCTGGCCAAATTCCAGTGATCTCATTTCTCAGTAAGTCATCCTCTACGGTTCCAACCTCTGTTTCTTCTCTAAAAAGTAGAAGAGGCTGAAGTGAGAAGGGATTGGCTGATCTTTTTTTAAGGGCTCCAGGCCTcttaaaatcaaagtaaaatgtcCCATTGGAAATTACTGTCCAAACAGGCTTAATTCTGAGGAGCTGTGTAAAATGGGATCCTTGGTGGCAAAGCTCCTATGGAAGTTGTAGAAAGCTCAAGGCTCAGAAGAGTCAAACACAGAAAGAGGGAGAGGTTAACTCTCTGTTAAACGGAATATCCCATAACCAGAAAGACTCATTTCTCCAAAATGCCAGATAAATACAATGACTACACCACAGTAACCAATTAACCAGAAACAGGGGTCTCTCTGACACTacaaaaattttctcttctttatgagaGCCAGGGAAAGGTAGTTCATCCACACTCACTGCCTGACATGTCATCTGTATCCTTCTCTCTACCTCTGACACGCCTGATAGGCCACAGACACCGACGAGAGGTCACAACGAGAGCGATGGGAAGCCAGAGATGTACCCCAGTAGAGCAACAGGGTAGGAAGATGCTTAGGGTTATCAGACAACAGTCTGCTTCCATTTCTCACATTCCTATCTGCCAGAGTTGGAAACCAGAGAGGACTTTAAAGAATCCTTAGTTGGATACATCCCGGATAAAAACACTCTGAAGCtaataaaattcaaacataatTAGTTTATCCAATAATGTTAGGATCAAATAAAACACAGTTGTATAGGACAACAGAAATAATCTAGACTGAGAGGCCCTTATTTTATCTGTGATTAAAACAAGGCTCCTAAGATTTCGGATTTCGCCCACACCAGCATGTTAGGTCACGGCTGCCTGCATGCTAATACTGGGTTAATTCTGTCCAGGACACAAATCAACAATTTTACTGCtgttgaataatttaaatatataaatgactaTAGTATTGGAAATAAATACCAGGAAAACACAAAATCAGGAAGCTTAAAGATAAACACATTTGAGGAAAATTCCCTGctaggaaaaatatacaaaataataaacattaaagaaattagtCCTGTAGTTAGGACACTTTCTTAGAACAagaataaaattacttaaaagtaACAGTTCTGTGAAAGATTCGGACTTATCCCTATTACGACTTACTCAAAATTATATTCTGGGGCAGTAAATTATTTCCTTGCATGtaaaaattttgatgaaaaaaccagaaaactcacagaaacaaaacaacaaacatcaGGAAAAACCCAGAAAGCATAATTTGAGGTGACCTTGCCTTTGTAAAGTACTAGCATTTTTTTCCAATgggtttttaggaaaaaaagtttaaaagtcaagaaggccaggaatggtggctcatgcctgtaatcctagcacttcaggaggctgaggtggaagaactgcttgagctcaggaattcaagaccagcctgagcaagaacgagaccctgtctctacaaaaaaaaatagaaaaattagccaggcatggtggcgtgcacctgcagtcccagttacgtaggaggctgaggcaggaggactgtttgagcccaaaagtttgagtttgcagtgagctatgatgatgtcaccgcactctagccagggcaacagagtgaaaccctgtctcaaaaaaaaaaaaaaaaaaaaaaaaaaaaaaaatcaaaagtaggaCTGAAGTTCGGCAGCCAAAAGAAcgaaagtatttaataaattttgagcACCTCATATTTATAAAGCCTATTCCTGTCTACTTAGTCTCTTAAAACTAAAGCAACAAAAAAGGTCCTTCACCAAATCAAATGCAGACCAGACCATCAATTCTATTTCAAAGTTAGCTTAAACTCTAGGATTGTCAAACCAACCCCAAATAAACACTGGCCAGTTAAATTACTTCCTTTATACTAGTTAAGACAGTCCTTCTCTGTAAAAGAGTCAGGAACtgcttttaatttccatttgtagATAATAATGTATACAGTTAAAAAAACACAGTTCTCATAAAACATAACAGGAAAAAACTCATCATGTCTGTCCAAGAAAGTTCAGCATGAACTCTCAgtctacattttgttttcttgatttaagATGATTTCCTCAACATTCAACCATGCTGTGGGTCATGAAACACAGTCCATCATCAGAGAGAAACTCAGCTCTGTAACCAACCCTGCTCCAACCCCCATGCGTGGAAGCCATAAAGATGTTCCAAGAAAGGGAAAATCAGACACCAATGAAAGGGCAATGTAGGTGTTTATTGGCTGTGGGTGACCCAAGTAAACAGCCTGCCTGAGGGGTTCCACGCTGAGTTTAGAGCTTGGGATGCAAAAGCCACTTTGGATGCACCTGAAACTAAACGGGAGGTGCCTACTTAAAACCCTAGGAAACTGGAATTGGGATAGCCACATACTGCTTTAAGTGCCACACACTAGAAGGTGGGAATTCATTCAGGCTCATCTGAGTCCCACCTACCCTGAGGGTATCCCTTTCTCCACAACCCCAGCCATTCTGAATTTTATGTGTGAAACATCTTTAAATCCATATTGCCAGGGTTCCAGATATCTGACTCTATGTGGGAAACACTACACAGCAATTCACAGTGCTTAGAGGCCAAGTGTCAACAACATATTTAATGGGTTAATTAACCAACCAAAACTAGGTGGTTTATCAGTTGTTCAATAGCCTGCACTCTGAAGACATCTGAGGATTTTCCTTCTTGTTAAGTGAAAACAGAACATCATCTCTAACATTCCATCCAAGTCATTCTATATGAATTTTGTGCAAAACAAGCAACAAACACAGCATTTGCTTAAAGCTGCCAGGGAGTGAGTTAGTTCAACAGGGCATgtggttaaaaaagaaataaaaaaaggaattattacGTGTTGATTCCAACTACTCGATAAATctcatttctaaataataattaGATGTCAGGAGTGCAAACCCCACAATCGTTGAATCATAGAGCTTTACTTTACTTACTTGTATTTTAAGAGCAGCCACTGAATTAACCAGAGTCCTACAAGGATCATGCCGTTAATTTCACAAATAGAAAAGGCCCACTGCACCCGGTTAAAATGGTCAAAAAACGTGTCCGGTAGTGGAGGCTGCACCTCCTTAGGAGGTACTCGTTCATGGACGACCGAGATCATCACTGTGGTGAGAACAAAACAGGAAAGTGCATAAAGAAAGGCCAGAAAAGTCTTGCCCCACTCCATGGGGTACTGGGAGCGCTCTGGCTCTGGCATGGGGATCTTTATCATCTCCTTCCTATATCCGTTTGGCATTCCGTTGGGTTTCATCTTGATGCTGAAGCTGCCGTCGGGTGTGGGGACGTCTACGCCGATGCTGAGGTGCCCGTTGGCATGGCCGTTCTTGTGTGCTTCCATGTGGTGTTCCATTTTCAGGGTCTCTATCATGTCCAGGAGCCGCTGCCCGTTGTCAGAGGAGACTCTGCACAACGGGGGTTTTTTGAAATCTTCTTGGGTCAGGTTGATCAAGTCCCGGCCTGTGAAATGTTCCAGGGGCTCACAGTATTCTGGCATAGCATTCTCCAGCAGCCAGTCTGCCACCTTCTTGGGTGACCAAAACACCACCTCCTTCATGGTACTGGCAGACAGCAGGCAGGCCGAGCTCGCTCTCAGCAGGTCAGCAGTCACCGTTCCTACAGGGCAGGACGCCGTCTCGCCTGGGCTCACTCATCCTGTCGGGCCTCATGAGCAGAGACTTGTTTGGCAAGATGGTCAAGGAAGTTTTTAAACACCTCATGTAGCTCTCCAGGGTTCCTGAGTGCCCGAGCATTAACTCACCTCATTTTTGAATGGGACTCTTCCTTCTGTGGAGGCAAGAGAGAAAAGATCAGGATACTGGGACTTCCAGATCAACTCCCTGAAAAAGCAAAGCCTTGACATGCAcaaggaaaatggaaaaccagTTACTGGTGAACACTACAGTTTTCAAACGTGTATTTGTTACAGGGACCACTGATTCCCTGGTTATTAGTCTTCCATGACAGAGCATGACATTGTATCTGAAAATGGGTAAGGTTGAAGGAGACATGTTTTACAGGATTGCCAACGGTACATTTTCTAAGAAATAACTCCACAGTGCTTTGGACATTGCTCACCATAGACCAGTGATTCTCTTCGTCCTTACAGGCTTCCTAAGATAATTTGAAAGAATATGGCGAATCTTTTTAATCTACCATTCTGTCTGGtgaagaatgtttaaaaatatacataatacacaGCAACTTAATGGCATAGAAGATCATAGAAATGCTGAGCTTCAAGATCACCTGGTATAACAATTATAGATTCTCGTACCAAAAAATCAGTGAAGCCCCTTTTCCAAATGTGCTTAAGCCCCAAATATATAAAAGAGTTATAAACGCAGCTGCCTAGGTGGAAGCACAGGTGGAGTGAAGGGCCACGCTCCTGCCTACTGCCGATCCTTCTATTTCCAGTCCCCCGGGGTTCTGTGGAACCCcagtttgaaaataaagaatctgATCAAATTCCTTCATTTGTAAGTGAAGAATCTGAGATTTAGAAAGGTCAAGGAACGTTCCCACAGTCAAATGGCAACCTGTATAGAAGAGTTACAAGTTTCTGAGTCCTAGttcagcatatttatttattaaaatatttggccAACTATGTGACAATAAACAAAAGGCATATGTGTAAGGAAGATTCTAAGGCAGgattcaaaattttataaatttatgtataaatatatataaataatgtatatattataaccACAATCATGGCTAACAAATACAGGCAGAGCATCTCTAATCTAAAAATCCAAGATGCTCCAAcatccaaaactttttgaacaTCAATGCGACACTCATAGAAAATGGTCATTGGAGCATttaggatttcagatttttggattaggggtGCTCAACCGATGAAttctgcaaatattccaaaatccgggaaaaaaaagtatctgaaatctgaaacacttttggtcccaagcattttggataaggaataTTCAACCTGTACAACATTGCATAAAACAACTGGAAAGAAATACATCACATATTAACTGAAGCTATACTTGATAGTTCTGGgggtattttctatttttctcccatctatttttctttaataagcacatattacttttataatgaacacttaaaataaaaagaaaacttaaaaacaaaagacctaatactaaaaaaaatcatcatagtTAATGAAGCATGGCCTTTGGCAGAAGGCGGAGCAAGGTTCCCTCTCAGCATCGCCCATGTATTCATAACCCATTATGTTAGCTTCAGCttactcacctgtaaaatgggacaatgaCAACGAAGTATTtctttcatagggttgttgtcaGTACTTAACTAAGAAACCAGATATGAAAGTTGACAAAATATAACCTAGCTCAAAAAGCAGTGATTTTCAAAGGGTCTCCATTGGCATCcatatcctttttttccttctcaaactGTCTATCATATCCAATAGCC comes from Eulemur rufifrons isolate Redbay chromosome 28, OSU_ERuf_1, whole genome shotgun sequence and encodes:
- the SGMS1 gene encoding phosphatidylcholine:ceramide cholinephosphotransferase 1; its protein translation is MKEVVFWSPKKVADWLLENAMPEYCEPLEHFTGRDLINLTQEDFKKPPLCRVSSDNGQRLLDMIETLKMEHHMEAHKNGHANGHLSIGVDVPTPDGSFSIKMKPNGMPNGYRKEMIKIPMPEPERSQYPMEWGKTFLAFLYALSCFVLTTVMISVVHERVPPKEVQPPLPDTFFDHFNRVQWAFSICEINGMILVGLWLIQWLLLKYKSIISRRFFCIVGTLYLYRCITMYVTTLPVPGMHFNCSPKLFGDWEAQLRRIMKLIAGGGLSITGSHNMCGDYLYSGHTVMLTLTYLFIKEYSPRRLWWYHWICWLLSVVGIFCILLAHDHYTVDVVVAYYITTRLFWWYHTMANQQVLKEASQMNLLARVWWYRPFQYFEKNVQGIVPRSYHWPFPWPVVHLGRQVKYSRLVNDT